A DNA window from Kitasatospora atroaurantiaca contains the following coding sequences:
- a CDS encoding SDR family NAD(P)-dependent oxidoreductase has protein sequence MARNVVVTGGGTGIGYEVARRFAEAGEQVVIVGRRRAVLERAAADLGANVRPLVCDLADPDAVEAALAELPAEIDVLVNNAGSRETVIGAGPHAVLARWRGDFERNVLTVVLLTESIRDRLTQGTGRVVTVSSIAALRGAGSYGAAKASLHAWNHFLAAQLGASGITANIVAPGTVSGTEFFGPRLDEAEVSRRAARTLLGRIGESGEVAAAVYFLASPEAGFITGEILHCNGGELLGR, from the coding sequence ATGGCCAGGAACGTGGTAGTCACCGGCGGTGGCACCGGCATCGGGTACGAGGTGGCCCGTCGGTTCGCCGAGGCGGGGGAGCAAGTCGTCATCGTCGGTCGCCGGCGGGCGGTGCTGGAGCGGGCCGCCGCCGACCTGGGCGCCAACGTCAGGCCGCTGGTCTGCGACCTGGCCGATCCCGACGCCGTCGAGGCCGCGCTGGCCGAACTGCCCGCCGAGATCGACGTCCTGGTCAACAACGCGGGCAGCCGCGAGACCGTGATCGGCGCCGGGCCGCACGCCGTGCTGGCGCGCTGGCGGGGGGACTTCGAGCGCAATGTGCTGACGGTCGTGCTGCTCACCGAGTCGATCCGGGACCGGCTCACCCAGGGCACCGGCCGGGTGGTCACCGTCAGCTCGATCGCGGCCCTGCGCGGTGCCGGTTCGTACGGCGCTGCCAAGGCCTCGCTGCACGCCTGGAACCACTTCCTGGCCGCGCAGCTCGGTGCCTCCGGCATCACCGCGAACATCGTCGCCCCGGGCACCGTGTCGGGCACCGAGTTCTTCGGGCCGCGGCTGGACGAGGCCGAGGTGTCGCGACGTGCGGCCCGGACGCTGCTCGGCCGGATCGGCGAGTCGGGTGAGGTCGCGGCGGCGGTCTACTTCCTGGCCTCGCCCGAGGCGGGCTTCATCACCGGCGAGATCCTGCACTGCAACGGCGGTGAGCTCCTGGGGCGCTGA
- a CDS encoding heavy metal translocating P-type ATPase: MSMSTTTPGIDTGAVRDRVELSIGGMTCASCAARIEKKLNRLDGVEATVNFATERARVDFGPEVSVADLIATVERTGYTAELPTPPAPAATEPTPEAAPAVEVDPLRERLLVSAALSVPVVLLSMIPALQFDNWQWLAFALTGPVVVHGGLPFHRAAWTNLKHGAATMDTLVSLGTLAAFGWSVWALFLGHAGMTGMRHEFALTVGNSNASSTLYLETAAGVTTLILLGRWLESRSKRRAGAALHALLDLGAKDVAVLEHGREVRLPVSQLAVGMRFVVRPGEKIATDGTVVEGASAVDASMLTGESVPAEVTVGDAVTGATVNAGGRLVVEATRIGADTQLARMAKLVEEAQNGKAAAQRLADRISAVFVPVVILIALGTLVAWLLVSSSLTDAFTAAVAVLIIACPCALGLATPTALMVGTGRGAQLGILIKGPEVLETTRTVDTIVLDKTGTVTTGRMALTAVHTVDGVSEAEALRLAGALEHASEHPIAAAIAAAAAERVGELPGVEGFENIPGHGVQGVVDGHAVVAGREALLADWAQHLPPVLAEAKAAAEAAGRTAVAVGWDGAARAVLVVADTVKPTSAEAIRELRALGLRPVLLTGDNRTVAEAVAAEVGIEPADVIAEVLPEDKVETVRRLQAEGRSVAMVGDGVNDAAALAQADLGLAMGTGTDAAIEAGDLTLVRGDLRSAADAIRLSRRTLATIKGNLFWAFAYNVAAIPLAAAGLLNPVVAGATMAFSSVFVVTNSLRLRRFAAS; this comes from the coding sequence ATGAGCATGAGCACCACGACCCCCGGCATAGACACCGGGGCTGTCCGCGACCGCGTGGAGCTGTCCATCGGCGGCATGACCTGTGCCTCCTGCGCGGCGCGGATCGAGAAGAAGCTCAACCGGCTGGACGGCGTCGAGGCCACCGTCAACTTCGCCACGGAGCGGGCCCGGGTGGACTTCGGGCCCGAGGTGAGCGTGGCGGACCTGATCGCCACCGTGGAGCGGACCGGCTACACCGCCGAGCTGCCCACGCCGCCCGCGCCGGCTGCCACGGAGCCGACCCCGGAAGCCGCTCCTGCCGTCGAGGTCGATCCACTGCGTGAGCGACTGCTCGTCAGCGCCGCGCTGTCCGTCCCGGTGGTGCTGCTCTCGATGATCCCGGCCCTCCAGTTCGACAACTGGCAGTGGCTGGCCTTCGCACTTACCGGCCCGGTCGTCGTCCACGGCGGCCTGCCCTTCCACCGGGCCGCCTGGACCAACCTCAAGCACGGCGCGGCCACCATGGACACCCTGGTCTCGCTCGGCACCCTGGCCGCCTTCGGCTGGTCCGTCTGGGCACTCTTCCTCGGCCACGCCGGGATGACCGGCATGCGGCACGAGTTCGCCCTCACCGTCGGCAACTCCAACGCCTCCTCGACGCTCTACCTGGAGACCGCCGCCGGCGTCACCACCCTGATCCTGCTCGGCCGATGGCTGGAGTCCCGCTCCAAGCGCCGCGCCGGCGCCGCCCTGCACGCACTGCTCGACCTCGGCGCCAAGGACGTCGCGGTGCTGGAGCACGGCCGCGAGGTACGGCTGCCGGTCTCGCAGCTCGCGGTCGGCATGCGCTTCGTGGTCCGGCCCGGCGAGAAGATCGCCACCGACGGCACGGTGGTCGAGGGTGCCTCCGCCGTGGACGCCTCGATGCTCACCGGCGAGTCCGTCCCCGCCGAGGTCACCGTCGGCGACGCCGTCACGGGTGCAACGGTCAACGCCGGCGGGCGCCTGGTGGTCGAGGCCACCCGGATCGGCGCCGACACCCAGCTGGCCCGGATGGCGAAGCTGGTCGAGGAGGCCCAGAACGGCAAGGCGGCGGCTCAGCGCCTCGCCGACCGGATCTCCGCGGTCTTCGTCCCGGTGGTCATCCTGATCGCCCTCGGCACCCTGGTCGCCTGGCTGCTCGTCAGCAGCAGCCTCACCGACGCGTTCACGGCAGCGGTGGCGGTGCTGATCATCGCCTGCCCGTGCGCCCTGGGCCTGGCCACGCCGACCGCCCTGATGGTCGGTACGGGCCGGGGCGCCCAGCTCGGCATCCTGATCAAGGGCCCGGAGGTGCTGGAGACCACCCGCACGGTGGACACCATCGTGCTGGACAAGACCGGCACCGTGACCACCGGGAGGATGGCGCTCACCGCCGTGCACACCGTCGACGGCGTCTCGGAGGCCGAGGCGCTGCGGCTGGCCGGCGCCCTGGAGCACGCCTCCGAGCACCCGATCGCCGCGGCCATCGCCGCTGCGGCGGCCGAGCGGGTCGGCGAGCTGCCGGGCGTCGAGGGCTTCGAGAACATCCCGGGTCACGGGGTGCAGGGGGTGGTGGACGGCCATGCGGTGGTCGCGGGCCGCGAGGCGCTGCTGGCCGACTGGGCCCAGCACCTGCCGCCCGTACTCGCCGAGGCCAAGGCCGCAGCCGAGGCCGCCGGGCGGACCGCCGTCGCGGTCGGCTGGGACGGCGCGGCGCGGGCCGTCCTGGTGGTCGCCGACACCGTCAAGCCCACCAGCGCCGAGGCGATCCGCGAGCTGCGTGCGCTGGGCCTGCGCCCGGTGCTGCTCACCGGCGACAACCGGACCGTCGCCGAGGCCGTGGCGGCCGAGGTCGGCATCGAGCCGGCCGACGTGATCGCCGAGGTGCTGCCCGAGGACAAGGTGGAGACCGTCCGGCGGCTGCAGGCCGAGGGCCGTTCGGTGGCGATGGTCGGCGACGGTGTGAACGACGCCGCCGCCCTCGCCCAGGCCGACCTCGGGCTGGCCATGGGTACCGGTACCGACGCCGCGATCGAGGCCGGCGACCTGACCCTGGTCCGGGGCGACCTGCGCTCCGCCGCCGACGCGATCCGGCTCTCCCGGCGGACGCTGGCGACCATCAAGGGCAACCTGTTCTGGGCCTTCGCCTACAACGTGGCAGCGATCCCGTTGGCCGCGGCCGGCCTGCTCAACCCGGTGGTCGCCGGGGCGACCATGGCCTTCTCCTCGGTCTTCGTGGTCACCAACAGCCTGCGGCTGCGGCGGTTCGCGGCCTCGTGA
- a CDS encoding heavy-metal-associated domain-containing protein, with the protein MSSTTTYTVSGMSCGHCEKSVSAEVSAIPGVIEVAADAKAGTVTVSSRSPLDEDQVRAAVDEAGYELVGPAA; encoded by the coding sequence ATGTCCAGCACCACCACCTACACCGTCAGTGGCATGAGCTGCGGCCACTGCGAGAAGTCGGTCAGCGCCGAGGTCTCGGCCATCCCCGGCGTGATCGAGGTCGCCGCCGATGCCAAGGCCGGGACGGTGACGGTCTCCTCCCGGTCCCCGTTGGACGAGGACCAGGTCCGCGCCGCCGTGGACGAGGCCGGCTACGAACTGGTCGGCCCGGCAGCCTGA
- a CDS encoding PP2C family protein-serine/threonine phosphatase, protein MFRNGRAQSPEAPEAAGLSPARRRRALLATDLQDLSLRRRAAPALLAVLVVSLADLLSGQDRYLAPLMVVVPSIAALTLRPAELLLVCLLGFLSLLGLSHYDQTDSLNDGRFLFGALLSYIALTLFSAWVARLRMHRAAAFAAVSSVAEAAQRALLHRPGPSVGPLRLAVRYVSAADAARIGGDLYSVLDTPHGTRVLVGDVRGKGLGAVQTAAVVLGAFREAAYDENGLRAVAARIEASVERHVPDGEFTTALFAEFRQPGAVKLLHYGHVPPIQVTGDGTVRVLEAPDPWVPLGLGSLASGQPKSLELPFGADDVLVLCTDGVVEARHHRSGEFYPLAERAGPLVGGAARSPTELETAVGRLYADLLAHTGGELGDDALLLLISRTDGDGPGIA, encoded by the coding sequence GTGTTCCGGAACGGTCGAGCCCAGTCGCCCGAAGCGCCCGAGGCCGCCGGGTTGTCACCGGCCAGGCGCCGCCGGGCGCTGCTCGCCACCGACCTGCAGGACCTCTCCTTGCGGCGCCGTGCCGCGCCGGCCCTGCTGGCCGTCCTGGTGGTCTCGCTGGCCGATCTCCTCTCCGGTCAGGACCGCTACCTGGCCCCGCTGATGGTGGTGGTGCCCTCGATCGCCGCACTCACCCTGCGGCCGGCCGAACTCCTGCTGGTCTGCCTGCTCGGCTTCCTCTCACTGCTCGGCCTGAGCCACTACGACCAGACGGACAGCCTGAACGACGGGAGATTCCTGTTCGGTGCGCTGCTCAGCTACATCGCGCTGACGCTGTTCAGTGCCTGGGTGGCCCGGCTCCGCATGCACCGTGCGGCCGCCTTCGCCGCCGTCAGCTCGGTCGCCGAGGCGGCCCAGCGGGCGCTGCTCCACCGGCCCGGACCCTCGGTGGGGCCGCTCCGACTGGCCGTCCGGTACGTCTCGGCCGCCGACGCCGCCCGGATCGGCGGGGACCTGTACTCGGTCCTGGACACCCCGCACGGCACCCGGGTGCTGGTGGGTGACGTCCGTGGCAAGGGGCTCGGTGCCGTGCAGACCGCCGCCGTGGTGCTCGGTGCCTTCCGCGAGGCGGCCTACGACGAGAACGGGCTGCGCGCCGTGGCGGCCCGGATCGAGGCCAGCGTCGAGCGACATGTGCCGGACGGGGAGTTCACCACCGCGCTGTTCGCGGAGTTCCGACAGCCCGGCGCCGTCAAGCTGCTGCACTACGGGCACGTGCCGCCGATCCAGGTCACCGGGGACGGGACGGTGCGGGTGCTGGAGGCGCCCGACCCCTGGGTACCGCTCGGACTCGGCAGCCTGGCCAGCGGCCAGCCGAAGAGCCTGGAGCTGCCGTTCGGCGCCGACGACGTGCTGGTGCTCTGCACCGACGGTGTGGTGGAGGCCAGGCACCACCGCTCGGGCGAGTTCTACCCGCTGGCCGAGCGGGCCGGCCCGCTGGTAGGGGGCGCGGCCCGCTCGCCGACGGAGTTGGAGACCGCGGTCGGGCGGCTCTACGCCGATCTGCTGGCGCACACCGGCGGTGAGCTCGGCGACGACGCCCTGCTGCTGCTGATCAGCCGGACCGACGGGGACGGGCCGGGGATCGCCTGA
- the dhaL gene encoding dihydroxyacetone kinase subunit DhaL, which yields MDTTLALAWVREIASAVEEHEAQLTELDSAIGDGDHGSNLRRGFTAALAALDGLDPASVGAALSRTGTTLISKVGGASGPLYGSAFRAMGTALPGERADAAEFGAALAAGLAAIRRLGAAEPGDKTIVDAWTPALAAFELAAPTGFAAAAEAAAGAAEQGMRDTVPLQARKGRASYLGPRSIGHQDPGATSTALLFRALARVAEKAG from the coding sequence GTGGACACCACCCTCGCGCTGGCTTGGGTCCGGGAGATCGCCTCCGCCGTCGAGGAGCACGAGGCACAGCTGACCGAGTTGGACTCCGCTATCGGCGACGGCGACCACGGCAGCAACCTGCGCCGCGGCTTCACCGCCGCGCTGGCCGCCCTGGACGGCCTGGACCCGGCCTCGGTCGGCGCCGCCCTGAGCAGGACCGGCACCACGCTGATCTCCAAGGTGGGCGGCGCCTCCGGCCCGCTGTACGGCAGCGCGTTCCGGGCGATGGGGACGGCGCTGCCCGGGGAGCGCGCCGACGCCGCCGAGTTCGGCGCCGCGCTGGCGGCGGGGCTGGCGGCGATCCGCAGGCTGGGCGCGGCCGAGCCCGGCGACAAGACCATCGTCGACGCCTGGACACCCGCCCTGGCCGCCTTCGAACTGGCCGCGCCGACCGGCTTCGCCGCCGCCGCGGAGGCGGCCGCCGGGGCTGCCGAGCAGGGGATGCGCGACACCGTCCCGCTGCAGGCCAGGAAGGGACGCGCCTCCTACCTCGGCCCGCGCAGCATCGGCCACCAGGACCCGGGGGCCACCTCGACGGCCCTGCTCTTCCGCGCTCTCGCCCGGGTGGCCGAGAAGGCCGGCTAG
- the dhaK gene encoding dihydroxyacetone kinase subunit DhaK, with product MKKLINTPESVLADALAGFGAAHPELTVDLVDRVISRAARPATPKVALVSGGGSGHEPLHGGFVGLGMLDATCPGEVFTSPVPDQMLAAAQAVHSGAGVVFVVKNYTGDVMNFQLAAELAAEEGIEVRTVLVNDDVAVEDSTWTAGRRGTGATVMVEKIAGALAERGAPLDQVAALGDRVNAASRSFAIALTAATTPAAGKPGFDLPEDQIEAGVGIHGEPGRRRETLRPARELAAEVVDTILADHDLAAGDEVIALVNGLGGTPLLELYVVFGEVHARLAERGIRIARNLVGNYVTSLDMAGFSLTLTKADPDLLELWDAPVATPALSWS from the coding sequence TTGAAGAAGCTGATCAACACCCCGGAGAGCGTCCTCGCCGACGCGCTGGCCGGATTCGGCGCCGCCCACCCGGAGTTGACGGTCGACCTCGTCGACCGGGTGATCAGCAGAGCCGCCCGTCCCGCCACCCCCAAGGTCGCCCTGGTCTCCGGCGGAGGCTCCGGCCACGAACCGTTGCACGGCGGCTTCGTCGGCCTCGGGATGCTCGACGCGACCTGCCCCGGCGAGGTGTTCACCTCCCCGGTGCCGGACCAGATGCTCGCCGCCGCCCAGGCCGTCCACAGCGGGGCGGGCGTGGTCTTCGTGGTCAAGAACTACACCGGTGACGTGATGAACTTCCAGCTCGCCGCCGAGCTCGCCGCCGAGGAGGGCATCGAGGTCCGTACCGTCCTGGTCAACGACGACGTGGCGGTGGAGGACTCCACCTGGACGGCGGGCCGCCGGGGCACCGGCGCGACCGTGATGGTGGAGAAGATCGCGGGCGCCCTGGCGGAACGCGGCGCGCCCCTGGACCAGGTGGCCGCCCTCGGAGACCGGGTCAACGCCGCCTCCCGCTCCTTTGCGATCGCGCTCACCGCAGCGACCACGCCGGCGGCCGGCAAACCCGGCTTCGACCTGCCGGAGGACCAGATCGAGGCCGGCGTGGGCATCCACGGCGAACCGGGCCGCCGCCGCGAGACGCTCCGGCCCGCCCGGGAACTCGCGGCCGAGGTGGTCGACACCATCCTCGCCGACCACGACCTGGCCGCAGGCGACGAGGTGATCGCCCTGGTCAACGGCCTCGGCGGGACGCCGCTGCTGGAGCTTTACGTGGTCTTCGGCGAGGTGCACGCCCGGCTCGCCGAGCGGGGCATCAGGATCGCCCGGAACCTGGTGGGCAACTACGTCACCAGCCTGGACATGGCCGGCTTCTCGCTGACCCTCACCAAGGCCGACCCCGACCTGCTGGAGCTCTGGGACGCCCCCGTGGCGACCCCGGCCCTGAGCTGGTCCTGA
- the dhaM gene encoding dihydroxyacetone kinase phosphoryl donor subunit DhaM, whose amino-acid sequence MSNHVGIVLVSHSAAMAAGLRELLAELGSGAVPVVLAAGTEDGGLGTSYELIVRAVAEADAGAGVVVVPDLGSSVLTARAALEDDPRADVVLVDAPFVEGAVAAVVTASAGAALAEVVGAAEEARDFRKF is encoded by the coding sequence ATGAGCAACCACGTGGGAATCGTTCTCGTGTCGCACAGCGCGGCCATGGCGGCCGGGCTCCGTGAACTCCTCGCCGAACTCGGCTCCGGCGCCGTCCCCGTGGTGCTCGCCGCGGGTACCGAGGACGGCGGGCTCGGCACCAGCTACGAGCTGATCGTGCGGGCGGTCGCGGAGGCGGACGCCGGCGCGGGGGTGGTGGTCGTCCCCGACCTCGGCAGCTCGGTGCTGACGGCGCGGGCCGCCCTGGAGGATGACCCGCGCGCCGATGTGGTGCTGGTGGACGCGCCGTTCGTCGAGGGCGCGGTGGCGGCCGTCGTCACCGCCTCGGCCGGGGCGGCGCTGGCCGAGGTGGTGGGGGCGGCCGAAGAGGCCCGGGACTTCCGGAAGTTCTGA
- a CDS encoding alkaline phosphatase family protein, protein MTIRSKPKSVLFTAAVALLAAAAAPAGAADLGQHAHRDRHVLMISIDGLHADDLSAWVAQHPGSALARLARRGTTYTDARSSQPSDSFPGILALTTGGTPRSTGVYYDDSYDRTLSPAGSDCRTVGTEVVFDEAVDRDPAALDAGGGIDPAKLPLDPAKGCTPVYPHSFLRTNTVFEVARSAGLTTAWADKHPAYDLLNGPSGTGVQDAYNPEIAATDGTVAGTIAYDALKVAAVRNQIDGRDHTGTRAQPVPAVFGLNFQAVSVAQKTAGYAPKGAFSPQIADALAQTDAAIGSLTAELHARGLDRRTEIVLSAKHGQSPVDRSQLRIVDKKLLAAVVNGVRPGLLAQATADDVALLWLTDGGQAEAVAAALRAHAAELNLDQLLVGPALARQFGNPATDARTPDVVVLPKPGTVYTKPSATKVAEHGGFTADDTHVALLVAGPGGEGERVDTRVSTAQVAPSILKFLGLDPRALASVRAEGTRVLPEGE, encoded by the coding sequence GTGACGATCCGCTCGAAGCCCAAGTCCGTCCTGTTCACCGCCGCCGTGGCACTGCTGGCCGCCGCGGCCGCGCCGGCCGGTGCGGCGGACCTGGGCCAGCATGCCCACCGTGACCGCCACGTCCTGATGATCAGCATCGACGGGCTGCACGCCGACGACCTCAGTGCCTGGGTCGCCCAGCACCCGGGCTCGGCGCTGGCCCGGCTGGCCCGGCGGGGTACCACGTACACCGACGCCCGCAGCTCGCAGCCCTCCGACTCCTTCCCGGGGATCCTCGCCCTGACCACCGGCGGTACCCCGAGGAGCACCGGGGTGTACTACGACGACTCGTACGACCGCACGCTCTCCCCGGCCGGTTCGGACTGCCGTACGGTCGGCACCGAGGTGGTCTTCGACGAGGCGGTGGACCGTGACCCGGCCGCGCTCGACGCGGGCGGGGGCATCGACCCGGCCAAGCTCCCGCTGGACCCGGCCAAGGGCTGCACGCCGGTCTATCCGCACTCCTTCCTGCGCACCAACACCGTCTTCGAGGTGGCGCGTTCGGCCGGTCTGACCACCGCCTGGGCGGACAAGCACCCGGCGTACGACCTGCTGAACGGGCCCTCGGGGACGGGCGTGCAGGACGCCTACAACCCGGAGATCGCCGCCACCGACGGCACCGTCGCCGGGACGATCGCCTACGACGCGCTGAAGGTTGCCGCGGTGCGCAACCAGATCGACGGCCGCGACCACACCGGCACCAGGGCGCAGCCGGTGCCGGCCGTCTTCGGGCTCAACTTCCAGGCCGTGAGCGTCGCGCAGAAGACCGCCGGCTACGCGCCGAAGGGGGCCTTCTCCCCGCAGATCGCCGATGCGCTGGCGCAGACGGACGCGGCGATCGGCAGCCTGACCGCCGAGCTGCACGCCCGGGGCCTGGACCGCCGTACCGAGATCGTGCTGAGCGCCAAGCACGGCCAGTCGCCCGTCGACCGGTCTCAGCTGAGGATCGTCGACAAGAAGCTGCTCGCCGCGGTGGTGAACGGCGTCCGGCCCGGCCTGCTGGCCCAGGCCACCGCCGACGACGTGGCGCTGCTGTGGCTGACGGACGGCGGTCAGGCCGAGGCGGTGGCTGCTGCGCTGCGGGCGCACGCGGCCGAGCTGAACCTCGACCAGCTGCTGGTCGGCCCGGCGCTGGCGCGGCAGTTCGGTAACCCGGCGACCGATGCGCGGACCCCGGACGTGGTGGTGCTGCCGAAGCCCGGCACGGTGTACACCAAGCCGTCCGCCACCAAGGTCGCCGAGCACGGCGGCTTCACGGCCGACGACACCCATGTCGCACTGCTGGTCGCCGGGCCCGGTGGAGAGGGAGAGCGGGTGGACACCCGGGTGAGCACCGCCCAGGTCGCGCCGAGCATCCTGAAGTTCCTGGGCCTGGACCCGCGTGCGCTGGCCTCGGTCCGGGCCGAGGGCACCCGGGTGCTGCCCGAGGGCGAGTGA
- a CDS encoding bifunctional 3'-5' exonuclease/DNA polymerase — protein MAPRIALAPDQHGPGGRLQPLADDGTPLGPPVRAPDLAAAVAEREAAEQPRWVWAAADSAYAPLLPLRLARCHDLRLVEALLLAHAGAWGAPRSLGAAWARLRHLPVPADLPDSGSSEDQDSLFAPDRLQLPPGTDALEAVVAVHADQQRRIQAIDDPAARSRFRLLVAAESAGALLATEMAYDGLPWRTDIHDQLLTDLLGPRPHIAGTQPKLLAELAVELQQALGSRPFNPDSHTQVLRAFADQGIQLASTRSWELQKVDHPAARLMVRYKELSRIHAAHGWAWQDTWARGGRFRPEYVVGGVVSGRWASRGGGALQIPRILRRAVVADPGWALVVADAAQLEPRVLAALSQDAGLARTAAEGDLYEALAANAFQGDREKAKLGLLGAMYGQTSGDIGPLLATLRRRYPAAMGYVEAAARTGEDGGIVRSRLGRACPPPSADWLDLTEAPETAGEAGGRSARARGRFTRNYVIQASGAEWALALLAALRRRLTALESGADRPHLVFFQHDEVVVHTPANLADQVAAAVAAVGEEARTLVFGDTPVRFPLSTAVVQCYADAK, from the coding sequence CTGGCCGACGACGGCACCCCGCTCGGCCCGCCCGTCCGGGCGCCGGACCTCGCGGCCGCCGTGGCCGAGCGCGAGGCCGCCGAGCAGCCTCGCTGGGTCTGGGCCGCCGCCGACAGCGCGTACGCACCGCTGCTCCCGCTCCGGCTGGCCCGCTGCCACGATCTGCGGCTGGTCGAGGCCCTGTTGCTCGCCCACGCGGGCGCCTGGGGCGCGCCGCGCTCGCTCGGGGCCGCCTGGGCCCGGCTGCGGCACCTGCCCGTCCCGGCCGACCTTCCCGACAGCGGGAGCTCCGAGGACCAGGACAGCCTCTTCGCGCCCGACCGCCTGCAACTGCCGCCCGGCACCGACGCACTGGAGGCGGTGGTCGCCGTCCACGCCGACCAGCAGCGCCGGATCCAGGCCATCGACGACCCGGCCGCCCGCTCCCGCTTCCGGCTGCTGGTCGCCGCCGAGTCGGCAGGCGCCCTGCTCGCCACCGAGATGGCGTACGACGGCCTGCCCTGGCGCACCGACATCCACGACCAGCTGCTCACCGACCTGCTCGGCCCGCGCCCGCACATCGCCGGCACGCAGCCGAAGCTGCTCGCCGAGCTCGCCGTCGAGCTGCAACAGGCGCTCGGCTCGCGCCCGTTCAATCCCGACTCGCACACCCAGGTGCTCCGCGCCTTCGCCGACCAGGGCATCCAGCTCGCCTCCACCCGCTCCTGGGAGCTGCAGAAGGTCGATCACCCGGCCGCCCGGCTGATGGTCCGTTACAAGGAGCTCTCCCGGATCCACGCCGCCCACGGCTGGGCCTGGCAGGACACCTGGGCCCGCGGCGGCCGCTTCCGCCCCGAGTACGTGGTCGGCGGCGTGGTCTCCGGCCGCTGGGCCAGCCGCGGCGGCGGCGCGCTGCAGATCCCCCGCATCCTGCGCCGGGCCGTGGTGGCCGACCCGGGGTGGGCCCTGGTGGTCGCGGACGCCGCCCAGCTCGAACCGCGCGTCCTCGCCGCACTCTCCCAGGACGCCGGCCTGGCCCGCACCGCCGCCGAGGGCGACCTCTACGAGGCGCTCGCGGCCAACGCGTTCCAGGGCGACCGCGAGAAGGCGAAGCTCGGCCTGCTGGGCGCGATGTACGGCCAGACCAGCGGCGACATCGGCCCGCTGCTGGCCACCCTGCGCCGCCGTTACCCGGCTGCGATGGGCTACGTCGAGGCGGCCGCCCGCACCGGGGAGGACGGCGGCATCGTCCGCTCCCGGCTCGGCCGGGCCTGCCCGCCGCCGTCCGCCGACTGGCTGGACCTGACCGAGGCCCCGGAGACCGCCGGCGAGGCCGGCGGCCGCTCCGCCCGGGCGCGCGGGCGCTTCACCCGCAACTACGTCATCCAGGCCAGCGGGGCGGAGTGGGCGCTGGCCCTGCTGGCCGCGCTGCGCCGCCGGCTGACCGCCCTGGAGTCCGGCGCGGACCGGCCGCACCTGGTCTTCTTCCAGCACGACGAGGTGGTCGTGCACACCCCCGCCAACCTGGCCGACCAGGTGGCGGCCGCCGTCGCCGCAGTCGGCGAGGAGGCCCGCACCCTGGTCTTCGGGGACACCCCCGTCCGCTTCCCGCTCAGCACCGCCGTGGTGCAGTGCTACGCGGACGCCAAGTGA